AGGagtctccagctgctgcaggcaaAATGACCCTGTTTCACTGGCAGATACAGCAGGAGGCGCAGAAAGCTGAGGGCCTGTCCTCTGAGCAGCTGAACATGCAGGATGCAGATGGCGACACGTTCGTATACCAACCAAACATGCACCTAaacaacaaagagcacactCTGAGTGTCTTCTCTTCATGACAGGTTTCTACACATAGCCGTGGCTCAGGGTAGACGAGCTCTGGCTTACGTGCTTGCGGCAAAAATGGCCAGATGTGGCTCTCTGGATTTGAAGGAACACAACGGGCAGGTACACACTGCACACTTCTGCCATACTGATGTGTGCGATTTGCATTTACAGCCTGTGTTTTTGATGTGCGTGCAGACTCCTCTGCAGATTGCTGCCGCGACCAATCAGCATCTGATCGTCCAGGACCTCCTGTCGCACGGGGCTCAGATCAACACGAGGGACTTCTGGGGGCGCGCGCCTCTGCACGTGTGCGCTGAGAAGGGTCACGTCCTCAGTCTGCAGGTGATTTCTTCAGCACTTATGGGGTTCTTTTGCTGATTTTGCAGCaggcccagtgcattctgggtgttgaagttGTACTACCTTTTAGGAGTCACACAGGCATTACATTTGATATTGAGGTGATCTGTCCCTATAAGGGCAGTAACATACATACcactggaacaacaacaacaacaacaataacaataataatcgGCTGCCTAGTCACTATTAAAATAAATTGATAATACAAAATGGTGTGTCATGGTCCATCATAGCAATTAAAAATAACCCTTGCCCTCTTATTCTCCTGCAGAGCATCTGGAGGACGCTGACAGGAAGCGGGCAGCCCGTCGATATTGAAATGTTCAATTATGATGGTGAGTGTGCCTCATGTAATGAAACACTTTGTTGATTTTGTGATTTAAATCCTCCTCTGATCTCCGCAGGTTTGACTCCGCTTCACGTCGCTGTCTTGTCTCATAACGGCGTCATCAAGGAGACGAGGAAACTGGAAAACCCATGTTCATACATAATGATGGAGATGGCACAAAGGAGGCTAATGTATGTGGAGTGTATCAAGATTCTGATGCACATGGGCGCCTCCTCTGGGACAATGGTGAGTGTTACAACAAGCAGTGAACATCGTTTTGAGTAGCTTGTTTTAAATAGTTGTTTCAATTTCTGAAGGATCTGAAAAGTGGACGGACTTGTCTTCACATGGCTGCCGAGGAGGCAAACGTAGAACTGTTCAATGTCTTCCTCAGCCAGCCAGCGTCACTGTCCACTGTCAACATCAAGGTTCGTCTCTTCTGTTGGAACGAAGACAAATCACAacacaaactgcacatttaTTTAATGTGTCGTTATTCATCCATGTTTTAGACATTCAGTGGAAACACGGCCCTGCACATTGTCAGCTCTCTGCAAAACCACACAAACcaagtggacacagtgaaactGCTGATGAGAAAAGGAGCCGACCCCGGGGTCAGAAACTTTGAGAACGAGCTGCCATCTCAGCTGGTGCCTGAAGGACCCATCGGTGAGAAGGTAGGAAGTGAAAAGTGGTCCCATGGCATGTAAACATGAGGAAGGATTCTATGAGCAGACTACAGATTGGTTTTTCTTTAATCTTTCAGGTGCGGCAGATCCTGAAAGGGAAGTTTGTTCACGCTTAAGTGAAACTCAAGAACactgtcagtcagacagtcaagTCTAAGAAAATAGGATTTGCCAAAACAAGGCAGATGTCGGTtgtttcagtgaaacatgccaAATTGTTCATTACcatgtaatgctaaaaaaaagttcattttttGCTGTTTGCCTTTATGagtatctgttttgttttgtagtaCAGTCAGTTATTGGGAGAAAAAATGTTCTGTACTTCTGGTGAGTACACAGATTGTGGTGTTTGTGATGATATATCCGGAAACTTTACCACTTTATGTAGACTTTAAATGTTAGCAGGGACAGGGTGTGGGGATGCTGTACAATatgtgcttcattttttttattgtctgtaAAATCACTTTATTTTCATGTGATCACATTTTGTACCTCTAAATGAGAGACCATTGCATTTTTATGTCAGGATCCAGTTGTGCTGGGCAGTTTTATTTACAGTAATGAGGTAAAACCCACACTTGCAGTTAGTTGTTGTTTATGATATCATGGCAGGAGGATTAAAGTACAGGGACAGGTTTTGATGTCTGATATAAATATAGAAAAAGATGCAGGACAACTTTTGAGTCTCTTCTCTTGGCTGGTTTCATCAAAACACCTCTCAGCACAGGCACgcttcatttcttcttcttttcctgtgTGCTGGTGAACCACTGATCCAGCAGCTTCTTACTGTAGTAGATCTGCCAGCCGTGCACCTGCACGGCGATGACGATCACCAGGTACATGACAGACACGGCTGAGAAGCCAAAGATGAAGCGGTACGCTTTGCCGTGGCGGTAGAGCTGCTGAGCCACAGGGAACATCTCCATGCACCCATAGATGAGTGGCGCCACACAAAAGAGTCCGGCACTGATCATGGAGATGACCAGGTAGCTGATGTTGTTGCGTGGCAAAGCCAAAAAGCTGAAGACTGTGGGGATTATGCTCAGCAGGTAAGGGTACTCCCACTGGTATGGAGAGGCCACCACTGTATGGTGCACCAGGCCCAGCTGGCTCACAGTCACCTgggaaagacagacacacagtcacacctgCGTcgcttcactgtgtgtgtgtgacaaatgtTTCTACAGGTCAGTCCTTACCTGGGCTGCCATCAGCACCCAGATCAGCAGGTGAACAATGTTGAGTTTACGGATTTCAGACTTTAAAGCAACACTGTGCGAAAGGACAAAGATGGGTACAGTTACAAAGTACTGCTGTTATATTATGATCAGCTgagctgcacataaacacagtttCAAGTGCTATATCTCATTTTATTGTAAGCGGACAAACCTCATCTGGTAGTGAGAGGCAACCCGCTCCCGGTGCTGGAAGTCGCTGCCATCTGTGCCTGCAGCTCTCGGTCCTGCTCGAGAGGCCATGATAGATGTCTGAAAACAATACAAGATGGACATTTCCTTTCATATTTATCGAAAGTTTAAATCTTTTGTTATGACAAGGTAATAGACAAACGATTTTAAGTTACAGCTTCAGCAACACTAGCCGGGTGGTTCATTCATTTGTCAGAGCTGCTAACATAGCATGGCTAGccgctgcttttttttaattctagcTCAACTAACTAGTCGATCTACATGTAACGGCAAAAGTTTAACTTCATTTCTGGTGCCAGCGTTTATTGTCGGCATGTTGACGTTTGCGAAACCATAATGCAGCTGTGAGTTGAGCTAATGCTGTTAGCTACTGTAGGTCATCCAGATGGAAGCGTTAGCGTGGTTTCAGCTAAAGAGGAAACTAAGCAGACGAACGTGACTGTAAACAAAGCAAAAGTTAATCATAGAACTCACcttttattttatactgttCATAAAACTACAGCACGCCTATTATCGGTGGCTCATTGGCAGTGAAATGGCCAGATCCATTCAAGgaagcagaaaaagagagacgAACTGAGAAACATGACGTTTCACACTCTGATTGGTTCCTGCAGTGTCACGTGTCACAATGCCGTAAAGTGGCGCCggcttcacttcctgtcaccgCAAGTGTTGTAATTAAAAGTGACACCTGAGCGCCAAGAAAAACGCAAACAGCCAGGTATTTTTGAAATTTTGTTCTTATTTATTAGTAAATATTAGTAAGGTGACTGGATGTCTTGCATTGCTACTCGCTAATTTAGCGTAGGCCTAAATTCTGTCACACACTCGCAGTCTGAATAGGGCTCCATCACtatttattaacatttttttaacaaaaactaCCACAGGATGAAGGAAGAGATAGccaatttaataataatacaaataactAGTTTGGCTGCATATTAAGGTGTGCTCCCAATGTGGttaataaatattattacaGTTTATGCCCCTTTTCATGACTAATTTGTTGTGCTTGTGAGTGTTAGAGATGTGAGCCGTAAATGTTAAGAAATCAACACACAAgtattttattaattatattgAAATTGAaccaaacaataataataataaaaatttaaaacaaagatttaaaaaaaacaagccaagACAAAagtttttatgtctttattattctaatataaaaaaaaaataaacaaaacaaacaacaatcaaAATTCACATACTTTGGGCACAGTTTTTATTTGAATTCTGTGCACCATTGTCCAAAATACAGATAAATAATAgggataaaaaaacaagaaatttATTCCAAATGAATAAATTTCCAAATGAataagtttgaaaaaaaaaaacattaatttaaaaagaaaagaaacaaacaacaaacacattttgttatgGAAAGTTGGACTGTTTACCGTACAATATGTTGCATTCTTTTGGAATGAATTCATTCATTTACTGTGTCAACAAACAAGAGAAATCAGAAGTAATCAGTAGTCAAACAAATAAATTACAGAGAATACTGAAGAACTGACAAATACTTTAAAGGAATCCATATTTGTTACAATCGAAATAAGTGGGTGTCAATACAAAAGATTTGCCAAATTGTACTAAATTTTATTACGAAATTTTGAAATGAGATTTTCCAATACAGAGCAAATATAAAACCCAACTTTAAGTTGTTACTGTGAGTAAATGCATTGTTAATGAATCGAATACATGTTCTTATGTGCCCAGTCCACAGTTTAACTGtgaacaacattaaaaaaaaaggaatacaaGTCTTCATTGTTCCAGTAATTTCTCCAGCCATGTTATGAGTACTgatatatttgtgtgtagatGGATATAGGAATAAATGATGTAAACATAGAAGAAATGAGATAATTGGTAGTATGTTTTGACTTCTGTCTGCTCTTTGTGAGAGTCCACTTGTGTCTGTAATTATACATGTAATGCAAAAGGTTACCGAGTTCTGGCACCGCTCACTGCCTACATTGTGCCTGGAGGTAAAATTACCATCAAGTCTCACTTTATCACATTGGGTACAGTAAGTATCCAGAAAATGTGGAGTGGACATACTGAGCAGCATAAAGTCCTGCTGCCTGGTCCGACGGTAGCTGTATGTGCACGCTGTCTCCTTTTCGTAAAGGCAGCACCGCACTCCCTGATGCCTGATCCAGCATGCCCTTTTTGCACTCGTCGTAAGTGTACATTACTGGTTCATTGTTCTTCATCAGTGCCACCCAAACATTACCTGCTTTGCAGTGGACGTGGTACGCAAAGTAGTAGATCCCTGGTATGCTACAGGTGAAAATGCCACTTTGGGGATTGTAGTCCTGATTGCCGTTGTGCAGGAGTTTGTCAAAGATGACAGGAGAGCCCACGGGAGGGAATGGATTTGTAAGCTTAGCTGTGAATGCAGGCATCTCCAGACCAGCTCCACCAATTTCACCTCCGTTCTTTTTGTAACCTTGTTGGCCACCGTATGGGCCAGTCACAGGGAGGATGTATCCCAGGTCAGGAGAGGCTGCAGGTGGTCCTGGAGGGCCAGGAGGTCCGGGGGGTCCAGGTTGTCCTGGAAGTCCAGTAAGGCCACTGGCACCAGGGTTACCTTGAGGACCAATATGACCAGGGGGTCCTGGGTTCCCCTCACCAGGACTTCCAGGTTTACCCGGTGTCCCTGTTTCACCTTTTTGTCCTGGAGGGCCAGGAGGTCCAATTGGTCCCCCTGGTCCTGTCAGCCCTGGAATACCCTGTGGTCCCTGCTGGCCTTTGTCTCCAGGCTGCCCCACCTCTGCTCTTGGTCCAGGTAGTCCTGCAGCACCAGGGGCACCGGGTAAACCTCTAGCACCGGATTCCCCTTTTGGTCCAATGGGCCCTTGCAAACCTCTTGGTCCTGGTTGTCCATCCTCTCCTGACCTGCCAGGAATTCCTGCAAGACCTGAAGGTCCCATTTCACCCTTTATTCCAGGATTTCCTCTTGGCCCCATTGCACCATCTTCTCCCTTTTGTCCAGGAAAGCCAAGACTACCAGGAGGCCCTATCAGCCCTGGAGGGCCAGGCATTCCACTAGGACCAGTTGGACCAATGACCCCTGGAAGACCTTCATAACCTTTGTCACCTTTAGGGCCTGGTGGTCCAGGAAGACCTACATGGCCTTTGTGACCCTGAGGTCCTGGAAACCCAGGTTTAGCATACCCTGGCAAGCCTGGGCCACCTGGTAAACCAGGAAGGCCTGGTTCTCCTTTTGCGCCAGAAGGTCCTGGTTGCCCTCTTAAACCATCTTTTCCTGGGTTTCCAACTCCTGTAAAGCCTGGTAGTCCTGGTTGACCTGATTCACCTGGTGGCCCTGCCATTCCTGGTAGTCCAGGAGGACCAGGCTTTCCTGGTATTCCTGGTTGACCTGGAAGACCATTTAGACCAGGTTTGCCAATACCAGGGATGCCCACTTGTCCAGGTGGACCTGGTAGTCCGTTAGGTCCTTTTAATCCAGGAAATCCAGGTAGACCAAGTCCTTTGTCTCCCTTTGGGCCTTGAGGACCAGGATTCCCAGGTAGACCTTTGAGGCCTGGCTCCCCCAGAGGACCTGGCTGTCCTGGCAGCCCCTGACCTCCTGGTTTTGAAATCCCAGGTAGTCCTGATGGACCTGGAAGTCCTTGAGGACCAGGAAGTCCAGTTGGTCCTTCACCACCGTTTGGGCCAAAATCACCCTTTGGTCCTGGTAATCCAGGTGCTCCAGGTTTTCCTGGCAATCCAGGCATACCAGGTTTTCCAATTCCCGGGTAGCCCTGAGGACCAGAAGGTCCTGGCTTTCCTGGTAAACCTGGCAATCCTTGGCCAGGTAGCCCAGCAGGTCCTTGTGGTCCCGGAGGTCCTATTGGTCCTGGAGGACCCTGAATTCCTTCTCCACCAGGACCAGGTACAGGTGGACCTTTAGCTCCTCTTGGGAAAGTTAGTCCTGAAACATGAGGTGGACAGAGGTCATGTTAGTCCTTATCACACAGAGACTGTGAGTGACAACATGCAGGAATGTTTAACTGACGCCACCTTTGCCGTCTGTCAGTGGTCTCTCTTTGCTCATTTGCAGAGGCAGCTGGGGAAAGTTCTTCTCATACTGGGGCAGTAGTGGTCCCTCGTTGCTGTAAGGCTGGTGCGGCATCTCATTTCCCAaaaactgctgctgtggatACCCATCATTGTATTGTGGCAAAGGCTgcggctgctgtttgtgtccatAATATGCCCCGCCCTGAACTAGGTGCAGTAAACACAACAGGAACACTGTGATGGGTAGATTGCATGAACGAAGGCGGACGGGAGCCATTTTCTGTGGTGGAAACAGATAGAAAAGTAAAAATCAGTGAAGTGACCCTTAAAACTGTAACCAGTCCTGCAGTCTGTGCGGTCCAGGTCTTATGAAAAAGAAACTAAACCCCCTTGCCTGTGTGGGAGCTCTCATCCTCTTGTTTACACATCTATTCAAACACAGTATGGAAGAGCCTCTCATGTCCTTGAAGTGAATTACACAGATATATATTATCATTAAAGAGGCCCCACAGGGGACGTGGTCAGTTTTAATCTGTAATCCTTTAAACATGTCAGTGCTAAAGAGATCGTCTCAGCGCTGccaagagaaaataaacactgatgaatgtctgttttttcctcggctgcagtgtttgtgtgttctgaatTGGAATCAAAGGGTTCAAAGATTTTG
This region of Parambassis ranga chromosome 2, fParRan2.1, whole genome shotgun sequence genomic DNA includes:
- the LOC114432331 gene encoding collagen alpha-1(VIII) chain-like, with the translated sequence MAPVRLRSCNLPITVFLLCLLHLVQGGAYYGHKQQPQPLPQYNDGYPQQQFLGNEMPHQPYSNEGPLLPQYEKNFPQLPLQMSKERPLTDGKGLTFPRGAKGPPVPGPGGEGIQGPPGPIGPPGPQGPAGLPGQGLPGLPGKPGPSGPQGYPGIGKPGMPGLPGKPGAPGLPGPKGDFGPNGGEGPTGLPGPQGLPGPSGLPGISKPGGQGLPGQPGPLGEPGLKGLPGNPGPQGPKGDKGLGLPGFPGLKGPNGLPGPPGQVGIPGIGKPGLNGLPGQPGIPGKPGPPGLPGMAGPPGESGQPGLPGFTGVGNPGKDGLRGQPGPSGAKGEPGLPGLPGGPGLPGYAKPGFPGPQGHKGHVGLPGPPGPKGDKGYEGLPGVIGPTGPSGMPGPPGLIGPPGSLGFPGQKGEDGAMGPRGNPGIKGEMGPSGLAGIPGRSGEDGQPGPRGLQGPIGPKGESGARGLPGAPGAAGLPGPRAEVGQPGDKGQQGPQGIPGLTGPGGPIGPPGPPGQKGETGTPGKPGSPGEGNPGPPGHIGPQGNPGASGLTGLPGQPGPPGPPGPPGPPAASPDLGYILPVTGPYGGQQGYKKNGGEIGGAGLEMPAFTAKLTNPFPPVGSPVIFDKLLHNGNQDYNPQSGIFTCSIPGIYYFAYHVHCKAGNVWVALMKNNEPVMYTYDECKKGMLDQASGSAVLPLRKGDSVHIQLPSDQAAGLYAAQYVHSTFSGYLLYPM
- the nfkbiz gene encoding NF-kappa-B inhibitor zeta isoform X2, whose amino-acid sequence is MEAVHNKKNTVKELLMQRRQAYQSTEVDGNSHAHKLKSAKSEASPADASHHLMEPPPPPTSPANCNISTMFPPQNTSMQDQESPAAAGKMTLFHWQIQQEAQKAEGLSSEQLNMQDADGDTFLHIAVAQGRRALAYVLAAKMARCGSLDLKEHNGQTPLQIAAATNQHLIVQDLLSHGAQINTRDFWGRAPLHVCAEKGHVLSLQSIWRTLTGSGQPVDIEMFNYDGLTPLHVAVLSHNGVIKETRKLENPCSYIMMEMAQRRLMYVECIKILMHMGASSGTMDLKSGRTCLHMAAEEANVELFNVFLSQPASLSTVNIKTFSGNTALHIVSSLQNHTNQVDTVKLLMRKGADPGVRNFENELPSQLVPEGPIGEKVRQILKGKFVHA
- the nfkbiz gene encoding NF-kappa-B inhibitor zeta isoform X1 gives rise to the protein MLDPKMSRGGQMVSVGQNGFLFADPRSSMEAVHNKKNTVKELLMQRRQAYQSTEVDGNSHAHKLKSAKSEASPADASHHLMEPPPPPTSPANCNISTMFPPQNTSMQDQESPAAAGKMTLFHWQIQQEAQKAEGLSSEQLNMQDADGDTFLHIAVAQGRRALAYVLAAKMARCGSLDLKEHNGQTPLQIAAATNQHLIVQDLLSHGAQINTRDFWGRAPLHVCAEKGHVLSLQSIWRTLTGSGQPVDIEMFNYDGLTPLHVAVLSHNGVIKETRKLENPCSYIMMEMAQRRLMYVECIKILMHMGASSGTMDLKSGRTCLHMAAEEANVELFNVFLSQPASLSTVNIKTFSGNTALHIVSSLQNHTNQVDTVKLLMRKGADPGVRNFENELPSQLVPEGPIGEKVRQILKGKFVHA
- the jagn1b gene encoding protein jagunal homolog 1-B: MASRAGPRAAGTDGSDFQHRERVASHYQMSVALKSEIRKLNIVHLLIWVLMAAQVTVSQLGLVHHTVVASPYQWEYPYLLSIIPTVFSFLALPRNNISYLVISMISAGLFCVAPLIYGCMEMFPVAQQLYRHGKAYRFIFGFSAVSVMYLVIVIAVQVHGWQIYYSKKLLDQWFTSTQEKKKK